Sequence from the Paenibacillus tundrae genome:
TTTTTCTCGTACTTTATCTGTATTGGGTTCTTAAGTGAAAAATGAAAACGGAGGTGACAGAGGTATGGAGTTAGATACGGTGTTATGGAGCAGGCTTGTGACAGGCTTAACGCTCGGATTCCACGTGATCTTTGCAACACTTGGCGTAGGTGTGCCTCTAATGATTGCTATTGCTGAGTTCATTGGCATTCGGAAGAAGGATAACCATTACATACTTATGGCGAAAAGGTGGTCACGAGGATTTGTCATTTCCGTGGCGGTAGGTGTCGTGACAGGAACAGCGATATCTCTACAGCTTGCCTTGGTATGGCCGAATTTCATGAAGTTAGCCGGAAATGTCATTGCATTACCATTATTTATGGAAGTGTTCGCGTTCTTCTTCGAAGCGATCTTCCTAGGCATTTATCTGTATACGTGGGATCGATTCAAGAACCCGTATATTCACTGGTTGTTAACCATTCCGGTTGTGGCCGGAGCAGGGATGTCGGCTGTTTTTATTACAACCGTGAACGGATTCATGAACCAACCTGAAGGATTTGTCATGGAGGCAGGCCAGTTCATCGCGGTTAACCCTGTGCAAGCGATGCTGAACACAGCAACGTTCTCCAAGGTATTCCATGTGTTAAGCTCAGCTTATTTGACGGGAGCGGCTCTGCTGGCCGGGATTGCTGCCCTTGCCATGCTGAGAAAAGGTGTTTCTGCGTACCACAAGAAAGGCTTGAATCTGATGATGGCTGTTGTTTTGGTATTCAGCTTGCTGAACACACTCGCTGGAGATGTATCTGCCAAATTTTTGGCTGAACATCAACCGGAGAAGCTTGCTGCAGCAGAATGGCATTTTGAGACAGAGAGCGGTGCAGATTTAATTTTACTCGGATGGCTGAACGCGGAACATGAGATTATAGGGGCTCTTCACTTGC
This genomic interval carries:
- a CDS encoding cytochrome ubiquinol oxidase subunit I; this translates as MELDTVLWSRLVTGLTLGFHVIFATLGVGVPLMIAIAEFIGIRKKDNHYILMAKRWSRGFVISVAVGVVTGTAISLQLALVWPNFMKLAGNVIALPLFMEVFAFFFEAIFLGIYLYTWDRFKNPYIHWLLTIPVVAGAGMSAVFITTVNGFMNQPEGFVMEAGQFIAVNPVQAMLNTATFSKVFHVLSSAYLTGAALLAGIAALAMLRKGVSAYHKKGLNLMMAVVLVFSLLNTLAGDVSAKFLAEHQPEKLAAAEWHFETESGADLILLGWLNAEHEIIGALHLPKLLSFLAFGDFNAEVTGLNEFPPDEQPPLLVHYLFDVMAGIGFALLAISSLYFLLVFWKKRNQFNHWMLRLVALSAPLAFLAVEMGWFYAEVGRQPWIIRGYMRVEEAATTSPSVRVLFFVFLLLYIVLGVICVLVLRRLFNNNPADLEMEKWMKAKQDQSADQGGHA